From Stenotrophomonas sp. SAU14A_NAIMI4_8:
CGCTTGATGACAATCCCTGGCGTCGGCGCAGCCGGCCGTATCTGGAAGTGGGTGCCCTGGGCGAGATTGTGCTGGGAAACATCAGCCTGTTCCTCAACCTGGAAAACATCCTCAACGTACGCCAGAGCGGCTACAACCCGATGCTGCGGCCTCGCCGCGCCAATGATGGCCAGTGGACGGTGGACGCATGGGCGCCGCTGGAAGGGTTCGTGGTCAATGGTGGTGTGAGGATGAAGTTCTAGGCCTTCAGTCGAGCAAGCTCGACTCTACGGGCGGGGCTGGTGGATGCGTGCTCGCACGGCTTCGATCAGCTCGGCCAGGTTGTCGTAGCGCGGCACACCATAGCGGTCGCCGGTGATGTCCAGGTTGCCCTTGCGCCAGAACCCTTCCGGCGCGGCAACCAGCAGCTTGCCGGAGCGCGCGTAAAGCCCGAATTCCAGCAAGGTGATCGGGCTCTGCGTGCCCGGGGCGAAATACATCAAAACAATGTCCGCCTTTTCCAGGGCGGCAAGCTCCCACTGCACCTGTTGGCGGAAGTTCGCGTCGCTGTCGCTCGGCTTCCACGCCGGATTCCAGTCTTCCCGCCGCGGGTTGAGCATCAGTACGCCGTCATCTGCCAGCGCCTGCTGCACCTGTGCCTGCCAATCGCCGGCCTTGCCCATCTCGATGCTGCCGGCCAGGAACACTGTCACGCGGCCATCCGATGGCGGGAGCGGCGCCGGTGAAGTCACCGTCTGCGAGGGCGACGCCCAGCAGGTCATGGGCACGATCAGGGACAACAGAAAGGCAAGTCGAAGTTTCATGGGTAGGCGGTACGGACAGGCAGACGGCATTGTTGCATCTATTGATGACAGCCGAACCGGGTCGGGCGCCCTGCCCCATCCTTTGCCGCATCGAAATTGCCGGTTATTCGCTACCCGGGCCGCACACGGCCAGCCCGACCTTGACGCGTTCCAGCACCGGTAGGCTTCGATAGCTTTCCACCAGCGCGTTGTCTGCGAACAGCCGCTCGGCCAGGCGTCCATAGGCTTCCAGGTCAGGCAGCAAGGCGATGAGGATCAACCCGCCGTTG
This genomic window contains:
- a CDS encoding nucleoside 2-deoxyribosyltransferase domain-containing protein, producing the protein MSLIVPMTCWASPSQTVTSPAPLPPSDGRVTVFLAGSIEMGKAGDWQAQVQQALADDGVLMLNPRREDWNPAWKPSDSDANFRQQVQWELAALEKADIVLMYFAPGTQSPITLLEFGLYARSGKLLVAAPEGFWRKGNLDITGDRYGVPRYDNLAELIEAVRARIHQPRP